A single region of the Pontimicrobium sp. SW4 genome encodes:
- a CDS encoding histidine kinase, with protein sequence MLNLNPYLKKLNNHRPFLFNLVLWFCAFVIVLFIFSKGQKPIKVDYIYTICFITSVAIPVVVNLYLFIPKLLKKEKYIGYLIVFALNLIVFTQLHLHLFQPIIDQLFPNYFFISYHSNTNLVVIFSIFLVGTTLIKLSEDWFYFNENENKLLKLQNKQIQLQLISLRSQINPHFLFNSLNVIYALTIEKKDGVKDAIVQLSDILRYVIYDSDTEKVTLKDEITLLKNYIAFQKHRVHGFTNINTDIEVENEVFTIYPMLLLPLFENSFKHGIKGDLSDTFINININQKGNDFTFRIENNLFKESIENQEPSGVGLENIKKNLEIVYPESHSLEITKTKNTFAVTLAILNHDY encoded by the coding sequence TATTCAATTTGGTACTGTGGTTTTGTGCGTTTGTTATTGTCCTTTTTATTTTTTCTAAAGGACAAAAACCTATTAAAGTTGATTACATCTATACAATTTGTTTTATTACTTCAGTAGCTATTCCAGTAGTAGTTAATCTTTATCTATTTATTCCTAAGCTATTAAAGAAAGAAAAGTACATAGGCTACTTAATAGTGTTTGCCCTTAACTTAATTGTATTTACACAATTACACTTGCATTTGTTTCAACCTATTATAGATCAGCTTTTTCCAAATTATTTTTTTATTTCGTACCATTCAAATACTAATCTCGTAGTCATTTTTAGTATATTTTTAGTTGGCACTACACTTATTAAATTATCAGAAGATTGGTTTTACTTTAATGAAAATGAAAACAAGCTATTAAAGCTTCAAAATAAACAGATACAGTTACAGCTAATATCGTTGCGTTCGCAAATCAATCCTCATTTTTTATTTAACTCACTCAATGTGATTTATGCATTGACTATTGAAAAAAAAGATGGTGTAAAAGATGCTATTGTTCAGTTGTCGGATATTTTAAGATATGTGATTTATGATTCCGACACGGAAAAAGTAACGCTTAAAGACGAAATAACGCTTTTAAAAAATTACATAGCTTTTCAAAAACATCGTGTACATGGCTTTACAAATATCAATACAGATATTGAAGTTGAAAACGAAGTATTTACAATTTATCCTATGTTGTTGCTACCTTTATTTGAAAACAGTTTTAAACACGGAATTAAAGGTGATTTAAGTGATACTTTTATAAATATAAACATCAATCAAAAAGGAAATGATTTTACATTCCGTATAGAAAATAACCTTTTTAAAGAATCTATAGAAAATCAAGAGCCATCTGGTGTTGGATTAGAAAATATTAAAAAGAATTTGGAAATTGTGTATCCAGAATCGCATAGCCTAGAGATAACCAAAACAAAAAATACCTTTGCAGTAACCTTAGCTATTTTAAACCATGACTATTAA
- a CDS encoding LytTR family DNA-binding domain-containing protein: protein MTINCIIIDDEPSSQTVLKSFIADVPFLKLVTTCNNAIEANTLLSNTTSIDLLFLDINMPKISGLSFYKSLQHPPDVIFTTAYSQYAIEGFEVNAIDYLLKPFSFERFLTAVNKVVEKRTNSIKNDVEEFLIFKSNKVLHKVAPDDILYVEAFGDYVKIHQVENYILTNSTFTNILKQLPKQFVRCHKSFAINLKKMNSLAGNVITIGDKTVPIGQTYKSDFLKSLN, encoded by the coding sequence ATGACTATTAATTGCATTATTATAGATGATGAGCCTTCATCACAAACCGTTCTAAAAAGCTTCATAGCAGATGTTCCTTTTTTAAAGCTTGTCACTACTTGTAACAATGCTATTGAAGCTAATACTCTTTTAAGTAATACTACCTCAATAGATCTTTTGTTTCTTGACATTAACATGCCTAAAATTTCTGGCTTAAGTTTCTATAAATCTTTACAACATCCACCTGATGTAATTTTCACAACTGCTTATTCACAATATGCTATTGAAGGATTTGAGGTTAATGCTATAGACTATTTACTAAAACCTTTTTCTTTTGAACGCTTTTTAACTGCAGTAAACAAAGTAGTCGAAAAACGCACAAATAGCATAAAAAATGATGTTGAAGAATTTTTAATTTTTAAATCTAATAAAGTACTGCATAAAGTTGCTCCAGACGACATTTTGTATGTAGAAGCTTTTGGTGATTATGTAAAAATACATCAAGTAGAAAACTATATATTAACAAATAGTACATTTACAAATATTTTAAAACAGTTACCTAAACAATTTGTACGCTGTCATAAATCGTTTGCGATTAATTTAAAAAAAATGAATAGCTTAGCAGGAAATGTAATTACTATTGGAGACAAAACTGTTCCAATTGGTCAAACTTATAAATCGGACTTTTTAAAGTCATTAAACTAA
- a CDS encoding DoxX family protein, which translates to MLKKNFTDLALAILRIGASALMLTHGIPKVKNLFADTIEFPDPLGVGAPTSLTLAIIGEVIAPIFIIIGLRTKLATLFPIGVMLVAFFFVHLNDPIERQEKALLYLVVFITIFFAGPGKYSFDRK; encoded by the coding sequence ATGTTAAAAAAGAATTTTACCGACTTAGCCTTAGCTATTTTACGTATTGGAGCATCTGCTTTAATGCTTACCCATGGAATCCCAAAAGTTAAAAATTTATTTGCAGATACTATTGAGTTTCCAGATCCATTAGGTGTAGGAGCTCCTACTTCGCTTACATTAGCCATTATTGGGGAAGTCATTGCACCAATTTTTATAATAATTGGTTTAAGAACCAAACTTGCAACACTATTTCCAATTGGGGTAATGCTAGTAGCGTTCTTTTTTGTGCATCTAAATGACCCAATAGAAAGGCAAGAAAAAGCATTACTTTACTTAGTAGTATTTATTACAATATTTTTTGCAGGTCCTGGAAAGTATTCGTTTGACAGGAAATAA
- a CDS encoding metallophosphoesterase, whose protein sequence is MDCFFLDSLWFEKYVVDWNYFDISKSNENKIKIIQISDLHFNQLRYFHKSIAKKINLIKPDLVFITGDSVDKTENIAPFNDFLKLIDKSIKKYAITGNWEYWGNVNLIELEKVYSSNNCELLINENRTISIRNREISIIGIDDLVGGNSDFEKAVKNLKQSNTNIVLSHCPEYRDIIAKQKGSLNIDLVLSGHTHGGQITFLGVVPFKPQGSGEYLKGWYKESEPKMYISKGIGTSILPIRFGARAEMVEMEI, encoded by the coding sequence TTGGATTGTTTTTTTTTAGATTCGCTTTGGTTTGAAAAATATGTTGTTGACTGGAATTATTTCGATATTTCAAAATCGAATGAAAACAAAATAAAGATCATTCAAATTTCTGATCTACATTTTAACCAACTGAGATATTTTCACAAATCGATAGCAAAAAAAATAAATTTAATAAAACCTGACTTAGTATTTATTACCGGCGATTCTGTTGATAAAACAGAAAATATAGCACCATTTAATGATTTTCTTAAATTGATAGACAAATCCATCAAAAAATATGCTATCACTGGTAATTGGGAATATTGGGGAAATGTAAATCTAATCGAGCTTGAAAAAGTTTATTCAAGCAATAATTGTGAATTACTAATAAATGAAAATAGAACTATCTCAATTAGAAATCGCGAAATATCAATAATTGGAATTGACGATTTAGTTGGTGGAAATTCTGATTTTGAGAAAGCAGTCAAAAACTTAAAACAAAGCAACACAAATATTGTCTTATCCCATTGTCCTGAGTATAGAGATATAATTGCTAAACAAAAAGGAAGTTTAAATATTGACTTAGTCCTTTCTGGTCATACACACGGAGGACAAATTACTTTTTTAGGAGTTGTCCCATTCAAACCACAAGGAAGTGGAGAATACTTAAAAGGCTGGTATAAAGAATCTGAACCGAAAATGTATATATCAAAAGGTATTGGAACAAGTATTCTACCTATCAGATTTGGAGCAAGAGCAGAAATGGTCGAAATGGAAATATAA